In Zingiber officinale cultivar Zhangliang chromosome 1A, Zo_v1.1, whole genome shotgun sequence, a genomic segment contains:
- the LOC122039070 gene encoding 60S acidic ribosomal protein P0-like — MVVKLSKAEKKVCYDKKLCSLLDEYGKVLIAAADNVGSNQLQSIRRGLRGDSVILMGKNTLIRRCIRFHTEKTGNKDFLNLLPLLVGNVGLIFTKGDLKEVSEEVAKYKVLNIINVIF, encoded by the exons ATGGTGGTGAAGCTCTCGAAAGCGGAGAAGAAGGTCTGCTACGACAAGAAGCTGTGCTCGCTTCTGGACGAGTACGGGAAGGTCCTAATCGCCGCCGCCGACAATGTTGGGTCCAACCAGCTCCAAAGCATCCGCAGGGGCCTCCGCGGCGACTCCGTCATCCTCATGGGCAAGAACACCCTCATCCGCCGCTGCATCCGCTTCCACACCGAGAAGACCGGCAACAAGGACTTCCTCAACCTCCTCCCCCTTCTCGTC GGGAATGTGGGATTGATATTCACAAAGGGCGATCTTAAGGAAGTTAGCGAGGAGGTTGCCAAGTACAAGGTGTTGAATATAATAAATGTGATTTTTTGA